From the Paraflavitalea soli genome, the window CACAATTTACATTCAGCCCTAATGCTGGATATTTCTTCATCGATAAACTGGCGGGTGGTCTTCGTGTAGACCTGACCAGTTTAAAGTACAAAGGCGAAGACGCTTCCAGTGAGTTCTTAATTTCACCATTCGTTCGTTATTACTTCCTCGAAGCAGCACAAAAAGTCAACGTTTTTGCTGATGCCAGTTATGGTTTTGGTTCTGTGAAGGATGGAGGTGAAAGCGCAAGCCAGAATGGATTCGCTATTTCTGCCGGTCCTGCTATCTTCCTGACACCTAACACAGCGCTCGAATTAGCAGTTCAGTACCGTTCAATGGGCGGAGATGCATATGCTGATGACAACCTGAACACTTTCGGCTTTAAAGTGGGCTTCCAGATCCACCTGGGTGGCGGAAAGAAGTAAAGTATAAGAATCTCTTAATAAAAAAGCAGGCTATCGGTTTCGATGGCCTGCTTTTTTTATTGTTGATCCCGCTAATTCCTATGCCTGGGGCTGGGGCTGTGCCTGCCGCAACGCCGCCCGCATCTTTAAGAACACTTTCCGCTCTTTTAAGAACCAGAAGACCCAAAATCCAGCCAATACAGGGAAAATGACGAAGGATAGCATGTGGTATGCATAGGCTTCTTCAAATTCAAAGTGAATGAGGTGCATACAGGCCCTGGTGAGCCCACAGGCATAACATTCTACATTGAAAAGTACCCTGGATAAGCAGACGGCTTCTCCTTTATCAAAAAAATCGGCCGGCAGTATTAATAATACGATGGGGGTTGCAACAATAAAGACCAGCTTGGCAATAGTATATAAATAACGGAATTGCATTGTTCAGTAAATAAAAGAAAAGGCTCCAGGCAAAGCCGGAACCTTTCCATCAAAAATTATAAAGTGGTGGTATAAGTGCCATTTTTAGGCTGCAG encodes:
- a CDS encoding outer membrane beta-barrel protein, translating into MKKVLFAALMTIAVQGVFAQVNKGQWLVGGSAGFESHKRGEVKATQFTFSPNAGYFFIDKLAGGLRVDLTSLKYKGEDASSEFLISPFVRYYFLEAAQKVNVFADASYGFGSVKDGGESASQNGFAISAGPAIFLTPNTALELAVQYRSMGGDAYADDNLNTFGFKVGFQIHLGGGKK
- a CDS encoding DUF2752 domain-containing protein codes for the protein MQFRYLYTIAKLVFIVATPIVLLILPADFFDKGEAVCLSRVLFNVECYACGLTRACMHLIHFEFEEAYAYHMLSFVIFPVLAGFWVFWFLKERKVFLKMRAALRQAQPQPQA